Proteins encoded in a region of the Methanobrevibacter millerae genome:
- a CDS encoding MJ0548 connectase family domain-containing protein, whose amino-acid sequence MSLIIAYVGKKGCVMASDKRRIAYFGTNRQALEDELYDGSITTDEELLIRSRELDVPIKLTDDADKLRIVGNTIRGEVSTKGTHETKRKRIYGTTNGYQVVELIGSETKSRQAGEKGIILFGNDFAKKQAETLIKRRWKASHSLRLMGEIFEDILTEISQKTPTIGKSFDILIQQPNFTPSEAQKHLNITIDADIKVLTKYRQQLTEEMIEKTREIQLANKIINDGAIGKVESIDGRMVEVRLNDSTQAFNFNWKPLAGPNQKVIMFSTSDDIKIGDKVVIKDEVLCLKKNSSPLTCDIILCSL is encoded by the coding sequence ATGAGTTTAATCATAGCGTATGTTGGAAAGAAAGGCTGTGTAATGGCCAGTGACAAAAGAAGAATAGCTTATTTCGGGACAAATAGGCAGGCACTAGAAGACGAATTGTACGATGGAAGTATCACAACTGATGAAGAACTTTTAATAAGATCAAGAGAACTCGATGTTCCAATCAAACTAACAGATGATGCCGATAAGTTAAGGATTGTAGGCAATACCATCAGGGGCGAAGTAAGTACCAAGGGAACTCATGAAACAAAAAGGAAACGTATTTACGGAACCACGAACGGTTATCAGGTTGTAGAGCTTATAGGCTCCGAGACCAAATCACGTCAGGCCGGCGAAAAGGGCATTATTTTATTCGGAAACGATTTCGCCAAAAAACAGGCTGAAACGTTAATTAAAAGAAGATGGAAAGCTTCCCACAGCTTAAGGCTGATGGGTGAAATCTTTGAAGACATATTAACGGAAATCTCCCAGAAGACTCCTACAATAGGAAAGAGTTTTGACATTCTGATTCAGCAACCTAATTTTACTCCTTCAGAGGCTCAAAAGCATCTTAACATTACTATCGATGCGGACATTAAGGTTTTAACCAAATACCGCCAGCAGCTTACTGAAGAGATGATTGAAAAGACCAGAGAAATCCAGCTGGCCAATAAAATCATCAACGACGGTGCAATAGGCAAGGTGGAATCAATCGACGGCAGGATGGTTGAAGTCAGGCTTAACGACTCTACTCAGGCGTTTAACTTTAACTGGAAGCCTCTGGCAGGCCCTAACCAGAAGGTCATCATGTTTTCCACAAGCGATGACATTAAAATCGGCGACAAGGTCGTTATTAAAGACGAGGTCTTATGTCTTAAGAAGAACAGTTCCCCATTGACATGTGATATTATCCTGTGTTCACTATGA
- a CDS encoding triphosphoribosyl-dephospho-CoA synthase — MKSEEIAKIAQIASALEVSGYPKPGNVHRTRDYDDMVFEDFVISGIVIGDTIRKATTDVDVENPQLGRYILEAVDETDRWIKNNTNLGIVMMITPIAAAAAISDDFDEIRPNIVKLMANTSVDDACDLYDAINIADAGGMGDQDEYDVASDNAKNELRENKQTMYDVLKISAPWDMLAREMTFDMPAVFEIGYPTYHKLKEEKSLNDACVLTFLTILSQVPDTLISRKYGSDEAMKISLMTRDLLKLKDADDFDVKLQEFDDYLFENHYNPGTTADLTAASIFVSNLKTHF, encoded by the coding sequence GTGAAAAGCGAAGAGATTGCAAAGATAGCCCAGATAGCATCAGCGCTGGAGGTAAGCGGATATCCTAAGCCGGGAAATGTTCACAGAACCCGTGACTATGACGACATGGTCTTTGAGGACTTTGTAATAAGCGGGATTGTAATTGGAGACACAATAAGAAAGGCAACAACGGACGTTGACGTTGAAAATCCTCAGCTGGGCAGATACATCCTCGAAGCGGTTGATGAAACCGACAGGTGGATTAAAAACAACACGAATCTGGGAATCGTCATGATGATAACGCCGATTGCAGCTGCAGCTGCAATAAGCGATGACTTTGATGAAATCCGTCCAAATATTGTTAAATTAATGGCAAATACCTCTGTGGATGACGCATGCGATTTGTATGATGCGATTAACATTGCTGATGCCGGGGGAATGGGAGACCAGGACGAATATGACGTCGCATCGGACAATGCCAAGAATGAACTTAGAGAAAATAAGCAGACCATGTATGATGTTTTAAAGATTTCAGCACCATGGGACATGCTTGCCCGTGAAATGACCTTCGATATGCCTGCAGTTTTTGAAATTGGCTATCCGACATATCACAAGCTGAAAGAGGAAAAATCCCTAAACGACGCCTGCGTGCTGACGTTTCTGACGATTCTTTCTCAAGTGCCCGACACGCTCATTTCAAGAAAGTACGGTTCAGATGAGGCCATGAAAATATCTCTGATGACAAGGGATCTGCTTAAGTTAAAGGATGCGGACGATTTTGATGTTAAGCTTCAGGAATTCGACGATTATCTCTTTGAAAACCATTACAATCCAGGCACAACAGCAGATTTGACTGCAGCGTCAATATTCGTGAGCAATCTGAAAACTCACTTCTGA
- the hemB gene encoding porphobilinogen synthase, which produces MQFPITRMRRLRKNSKIRDIVRETKLQKEDLIYPIYFKQELTGDEKEEISSLPGEYRYSLESGVAFAKQLEEKGLRSIIVFGIPPEDEKDEIATPDYADTGIVQKAIRELKKETNLVVISDVCLCQYTSHGHCGMIVENDDTDDGIEILNDESLEYIAKVALSHARAGADIVAPSDMMDGRVGAIRQALDENGFYNVMIMSYSAKYASAFYEPFRQAACSSPHKGDRKSYQMDPANAAEAIRECELDVIEGCDFLMVKPALPYLDVVRTVRDEFMLPLVAYNVSGEYAMIMAAIEKGFLTERAIMECLLSIKRAGADLIITNFAPKVLFGDMIE; this is translated from the coding sequence ATGCAGTTTCCAATTACAAGAATGAGAAGATTAAGGAAAAATTCTAAAATCCGTGACATTGTACGTGAAACAAAGCTTCAAAAGGAAGATCTGATTTATCCGATTTACTTTAAGCAGGAACTTACGGGTGATGAAAAAGAGGAAATCTCATCCCTTCCGGGAGAATACAGATACTCTCTTGAAAGCGGTGTTGCCTTTGCAAAGCAATTGGAGGAAAAGGGATTAAGGTCAATAATCGTTTTCGGAATTCCTCCGGAGGATGAAAAGGATGAGATAGCCACGCCGGACTATGCCGATACAGGAATCGTCCAGAAAGCTATCCGTGAGCTTAAAAAAGAGACCAATCTGGTTGTAATAAGCGACGTGTGCTTATGCCAGTACACTTCACACGGCCACTGCGGAATGATTGTCGAAAATGACGATACCGATGACGGAATCGAGATATTAAACGACGAGTCCCTTGAATACATCGCAAAGGTCGCCTTATCCCACGCACGTGCCGGTGCAGACATAGTGGCCCCTTCAGACATGATGGACGGAAGGGTCGGCGCCATAAGGCAAGCTCTTGATGAAAACGGGTTTTATAACGTCATGATAATGTCTTATTCCGCAAAATACGCTTCAGCATTCTACGAGCCGTTCCGCCAGGCGGCCTGCTCATCACCACACAAGGGAGACAGGAAAAGCTATCAGATGGATCCTGCAAATGCAGCAGAAGCAATCCGTGAATGCGAGCTGGACGTCATTGAAGGATGCGACTTTTTAATGGTAAAGCCTGCCCTGCCTTATCTTGACGTCGTAAGGACGGTAAGGGACGAATTCATGCTCCCATTGGTTGCATATAATGTAAGCGGAGAGTATGCAATGATTATGGCAGCCATTGAAAAAGGCTTTTTAACCGAAAGGGCAATAATGGAATGTCTGCTTTCAATCAAAAGGGCAGGAGCGGATTTGATTATCACGAATTTTGCGCCTAAAGTTCTTTTTGGGGACATGATAGAGTGA
- a CDS encoding MBL fold metallo-hydrolase encodes MKLIFLGTGGGRFSAINQRRMTGGFRIDNLGGKNYHIDPGPGALVRTYQFGLDPRNINGIFVSHAHTDHYNDAEILIEAMTNGMTQEQGHVIASKSVLSGYKEWGPCISKYHQSKSNILEVEKDDIRYFDNCLLKATPTVHGDPVGVGFQIDYKGFKISYTSDTAYFPELSKAHENADILICSVLRPGGKAIKGHLCTSGFIRMIKEIKPKLAIMTHLGLKMISNNPIGEAKKITRITGVKTLAAFDGLSLDINYNNPARARIVSLKDVDAPYHGSNSNLSRFERKNASKLAAKNGESDEFTMIRRKRN; translated from the coding sequence ATGAAGCTGATATTCTTGGGAACCGGCGGAGGAAGATTTTCTGCCATAAACCAGAGAAGAATGACGGGCGGATTCAGAATCGACAATCTTGGAGGAAAGAATTACCATATCGATCCCGGCCCTGGCGCATTGGTTAGAACATACCAGTTCGGCCTCGATCCGAGAAACATAAATGGAATCTTCGTTTCCCACGCCCATACTGACCATTACAACGACGCCGAGATATTAATCGAAGCGATGACGAATGGAATGACTCAGGAACAGGGTCACGTTATAGCTTCCAAAAGCGTTTTGTCAGGTTATAAGGAATGGGGACCATGCATTTCAAAGTATCACCAGTCAAAATCAAACATTCTGGAAGTCGAAAAGGATGACATCAGGTATTTCGACAACTGCCTTTTGAAGGCTACCCCAACCGTTCACGGAGACCCCGTAGGGGTAGGTTTCCAGATTGACTACAAAGGATTTAAGATTTCATACACTTCGGATACCGCTTATTTTCCTGAATTATCCAAGGCCCATGAGAATGCCGACATCCTGATATGCAGCGTACTGCGTCCGGGAGGAAAGGCAATAAAGGGGCATTTATGCACAAGCGGATTTATCAGAATGATTAAGGAAATCAAGCCAAAGCTGGCAATCATGACCCATCTTGGCCTTAAGATGATTTCAAACAATCCTATCGGTGAGGCTAAAAAGATTACTCGCATAACGGGCGTAAAGACTTTGGCCGCATTTGACGGGCTGTCACTTGACATCAACTACAACAATCCCGCAAGGGCACGTATAGTTTCCCTAAAAGACGTTGATGCTCCATATCACGGTTCAAACAGCAACCTGTCAAGGTTCGAGCGCAAAAACGCAAGCAAGCTTGCGGCTAAAAATGGGGAAAGCGACGAATTCACGATGATTCGAAGAAAAAGGAATTAG
- a CDS encoding flavodoxin family protein, with product MKYLIINGSPRRKNTYGAVKQLISDFDAEFEEIHLIEEQIPFCIGCFNCFVEGESTCPHFSKVNPIVEKIRQCDGIIIASPVYALNVTSLLKNFLDHTAYFYHRPQFFTKKALVVVTTAGAGHKKVASYIDETLRHWGVNKVYKISIALGGEESVDTSRYVKTAEKFFRDVESEKLHSPSFGDVTYFAAWKAMNYVEEPIKADNEFWTSTGLINQDYGQEANLNIVKKLYSKIIFRIFKRMF from the coding sequence ATGAAATACTTAATAATTAACGGTTCTCCAAGAAGAAAAAATACATACGGTGCAGTAAAACAGCTTATAAGTGATTTTGACGCTGAGTTTGAAGAAATCCATTTGATCGAAGAGCAGATTCCGTTCTGCATAGGATGCTTTAACTGTTTTGTTGAAGGAGAAAGTACATGCCCTCATTTCAGTAAAGTCAATCCGATAGTTGAAAAAATCAGGCAGTGCGATGGAATCATTATCGCTTCACCGGTTTACGCCCTGAATGTTACTTCTCTTTTAAAGAACTTCCTTGACCATACCGCTTATTTCTATCACAGGCCGCAGTTCTTTACAAAAAAGGCGCTGGTCGTTGTTACTACTGCCGGAGCTGGTCATAAGAAAGTGGCTAGCTATATTGATGAAACATTAAGGCATTGGGGAGTCAATAAGGTCTATAAGATATCAATTGCTTTGGGCGGAGAGGAATCCGTTGACACCTCAAGATATGTCAAAACCGCCGAGAAATTCTTCCGTGATGTGGAATCAGAAAAGCTGCACTCTCCTTCATTTGGTGACGTTACCTATTTTGCAGCCTGGAAGGCAATGAACTATGTTGAAGAGCCAATCAAGGCAGATAATGAATTTTGGACTTCGACAGGTTTGATCAATCAGGATTACGGCCAGGAAGCCAATCTGAATATTGTAAAAAAACTCTACTCAAAAATCATTTTTAGAATATTCAAAAGAATGTTTTGA
- the acs gene encoding acetate--CoA ligase alpha subunit: MIDLNKMFKPESVAVIGASNTPGKVGYIIVDNLINDGFEGAIYPVNPKGGEILGKTAYASIKDIPEKVDLAIITIPSVFVNDTVRDCGEAGVENLVVITAGFKEVGEEGAKLEAELTALGKEYGINIIGPNSLGITDSHTPLNGSFSQMMPPTGNIAFISQSGAMMVAIIDWSITSGIGFSKVISLGNKAGVNEIELLQYLAEDDETNVIICYLESISDDDDFVRTMRETAVKKPIIILKSGSSSAGAQAASSHTGALAGSDLAFDTAFGQSGIMRVETMAELFDIGLAFSKAPLPEGSNVAIITNAGGGGVLTVDAMEKVGLDLVKFDEETTKRLKDCIPDEGSANNPIDVLGDAPVNRYQESLDIVLHDEKVDSLIVMVCPTASADPDGIAQAILDGRKDSKKPIIVVNMGGPTFENANEVLRENNIPTYVFPETAVQALSAMTNFAKLGERKYDDVVENINDVDKDAVKAIFDKVKADGRDTLLGSEAYAVAEAYGISAAPIKLSTSADEAAELAEEMEFPVVLKIASDKILHKSDIGGVKVGIATPEETKAAYDEIIANAKAAHPDIVPDGVEVQKMMETGQEVIVGMIKDKQFGPMIAFGMGGIYVNLIEDVSFKLAKGLSSQEIDEQINSTKVSKLLEGYRGEAACDIDEVKEAVKRVARLTLDFPEISELDINPIFVYEEGSSALDIKIKL, from the coding sequence ATGATAGATCTCAATAAGATGTTTAAACCTGAATCTGTGGCCGTTATCGGAGCCTCAAACACACCTGGAAAAGTTGGATACATCATTGTAGACAATTTAATCAACGACGGATTTGAAGGTGCAATATACCCTGTAAATCCGAAAGGTGGAGAGATTCTAGGTAAAACAGCATATGCAAGCATAAAAGACATTCCTGAAAAAGTGGATTTGGCAATAATCACCATCCCGTCAGTTTTCGTTAACGATACCGTACGTGACTGTGGTGAAGCCGGCGTTGAAAACCTTGTTGTAATTACTGCCGGTTTCAAGGAAGTAGGTGAAGAAGGAGCCAAACTGGAAGCGGAACTGACCGCACTCGGAAAGGAATACGGAATAAACATAATCGGACCAAACAGTCTGGGAATCACGGACTCACACACACCGCTGAACGGTTCATTTTCACAAATGATGCCACCAACCGGAAACATTGCATTCATCTCACAGAGCGGAGCAATGATGGTGGCTATTATCGACTGGAGTATCACTTCAGGAATCGGATTCAGTAAAGTAATCAGTCTCGGTAACAAGGCAGGAGTCAATGAAATCGAACTGCTCCAGTATCTGGCCGAAGACGATGAAACAAACGTAATCATCTGTTATCTCGAATCCATTTCAGACGATGACGACTTCGTGAGAACCATGAGGGAAACCGCAGTCAAAAAACCTATTATCATTCTTAAATCAGGTTCCTCATCAGCAGGAGCACAGGCAGCATCCTCACACACCGGCGCACTTGCCGGAAGTGATCTTGCATTCGACACCGCATTCGGACAGTCCGGAATCATGCGTGTTGAAACCATGGCCGAACTCTTCGATATAGGTCTTGCATTCTCCAAAGCACCTCTTCCTGAGGGAAGCAACGTTGCAATCATTACAAACGCCGGAGGAGGCGGAGTACTGACCGTGGACGCAATGGAAAAGGTAGGATTGGACCTTGTCAAATTCGATGAAGAAACCACCAAAAGACTTAAGGATTGCATTCCAGATGAAGGAAGCGCTAACAACCCTATCGACGTATTGGGTGACGCTCCGGTCAACAGGTATCAGGAATCACTCGACATCGTACTTCACGACGAAAAGGTTGACAGTTTAATCGTTATGGTATGTCCTACCGCTTCAGCAGACCCTGACGGAATCGCACAGGCAATACTTGACGGAAGAAAAGACTCCAAAAAACCTATCATCGTAGTCAACATGGGCGGTCCTACATTTGAAAACGCAAATGAGGTTTTAAGAGAAAACAACATTCCTACATACGTTTTCCCTGAAACCGCAGTACAGGCATTATCCGCAATGACCAACTTCGCAAAGCTTGGCGAAAGGAAATACGATGACGTTGTCGAAAACATTAATGATGTGGACAAGGATGCAGTTAAAGCCATTTTCGATAAGGTTAAAGCCGACGGAAGGGACACCCTTTTAGGAAGCGAAGCCTACGCTGTAGCTGAAGCATACGGAATTTCAGCAGCACCTATCAAGCTATCAACTTCCGCTGATGAAGCGGCTGAGCTTGCAGAGGAAATGGAATTCCCTGTAGTTCTTAAAATCGCATCAGACAAGATATTGCACAAGTCAGATATCGGCGGAGTAAAGGTTGGAATCGCAACTCCTGAGGAAACCAAGGCAGCCTATGATGAAATCATTGCAAACGCAAAGGCAGCACACCCAGACATCGTGCCTGACGGCGTTGAAGTTCAGAAAATGATGGAAACCGGTCAGGAAGTTATTGTCGGTATGATAAAGGACAAGCAGTTCGGACCTATGATTGCATTCGGTATGGGCGGAATCTACGTCAATCTCATTGAAGACGTATCATTCAAGCTGGCCAAAGGCCTGTCCTCCCAGGAAATCGATGAGCAGATCAATTCCACAAAGGTTTCCAAATTGCTTGAAGGATACAGAGGCGAAGCAGCCTGTGATATCGACGAAGTAAAAGAAGCAGTCAAAAGGGTAGCCAGATTAACCCTGGACTTCCCAGAAATATCCGAGCTTGACATCAACCCAATCTTTGTTTACGAAGAAGGCTCAAGCGCACTGGATATCAAAATCAAATTATAA
- a CDS encoding DUF447 domain-containing protein, protein MKYDLTSIGIYTHQQYECIYTTIDSQKEKNAGAFAFIYLGDDKVMCRIFEGSKTLKNIQETREYVVNVTQDPMVFTASTIDKLSDEYYTDDEDIAILKDVPSYMVIGVDEIEMKTPEDFPIKNDANIYFIYGTIRDFVINDPSVRPFNRGFSALIESLVNASRCKIVDGEKRKYYLDRLEENKRIIDKVSDENTKKAMDLIVKEYEKN, encoded by the coding sequence ATGAAATACGACTTAACGAGCATCGGCATATATACTCACCAGCAATACGAATGCATTTATACCACAATTGATTCTCAAAAAGAGAAGAATGCCGGCGCATTTGCATTCATTTATCTCGGCGACGATAAGGTAATGTGCAGAATATTTGAAGGGTCAAAAACCCTTAAAAACATTCAGGAAACAAGAGAATATGTAGTTAACGTTACGCAGGACCCTATGGTGTTTACAGCATCAACGATAGATAAGCTTTCAGACGAATACTACACCGACGATGAGGACATCGCAATTTTAAAGGACGTTCCTTCATATATGGTTATAGGCGTTGACGAGATTGAAATGAAAACACCTGAAGATTTCCCGATTAAAAACGATGCAAACATCTACTTCATTTACGGAACGATTAGGGACTTTGTCATAAATGACCCCTCAGTAAGGCCGTTCAACAGGGGCTTTTCAGCGCTTATCGAGTCACTGGTCAATGCAAGCCGCTGCAAGATCGTTGACGGCGAAAAAAGAAAATACTACCTGGACCGCCTTGAGGAAAACAAGAGAATCATAGACAAGGTGTCTGATGA
- a CDS encoding GNAT family N-acetyltransferase — translation MGENNINIRLESEKDYLEVENLVRDAFWNVYRPGAFEHYIVHNLRDDDSFIADLAYVIECDGQIIGHINYSKGFLDYGDEKRDAVVLGPVAIHKDYQKRGLGSCLIEYTLGLAESKGIPFVFVIGDESYYHRFGFVSASGYDIYLDGTDTSQDCPFFMIKVFDESKILNKRTIFHNPQVFDVNADDADEFDKNFEYRQKLVLDAQLE, via the coding sequence ATGGGGGAAAATAACATTAATATAAGACTGGAATCCGAAAAGGACTATCTTGAAGTTGAAAACCTTGTAAGGGATGCCTTCTGGAACGTATATCGCCCCGGCGCATTTGAACACTACATCGTCCATAACTTAAGAGACGATGACTCTTTTATTGCCGATTTGGCCTACGTCATTGAATGTGACGGTCAGATAATCGGCCACATTAATTATTCGAAGGGATTCCTTGATTATGGTGATGAAAAAAGAGATGCGGTTGTATTGGGGCCTGTAGCTATTCATAAGGATTATCAAAAGCGTGGCCTTGGCTCCTGCCTTATAGAATACACTCTGGGATTGGCTGAAAGTAAGGGAATTCCATTTGTCTTTGTCATAGGTGATGAAAGCTATTATCACAGATTCGGCTTTGTATCAGCATCAGGATATGATATTTATCTGGACGGAACAGACACTTCACAGGACTGTCCATTTTTCATGATTAAGGTATTTGATGAAAGTAAAATATTAAATAAACGGACGATATTTCATAACCCTCAGGTATTTGACGTTAATGCAGATGACGCCGATGAATTTGATAAGAATTTTGAATATAGGCAAAAGTTGGTTTTGGATGCTCAGCTTGAATAA
- a CDS encoding MATE family efflux transporter, with protein MEKTEDIDLIVNHPKKAINKLAIPIIISNLFMVLNNIIDGIWVAGLGAGPLAAVGFVTPVFLAFVGFANGLGAGANSLIARYIGAEKYEDAGNSAIHSIILSIIVTVIFTAFILVILKDLLIRMGAAEVIGLTLDYGYIVLGGVYSVFIPAMMSAIFRSQGEIKRASYPLMFTAIFNMILDPIFIYVLGWGITGAAIATVIAATLPMIAMIYWMFIKQDSFLQIKLSEYKRDINIYKDILVVGIPASLEQFIISFNSILMNYWLTILVGTIAVAAYTATWRLVAVGIAPLIGIGVASLTVGGAAYGARNYDNMKTALNYGIKLGLISSIVICATFFIFAEPFSYVFSYSADSAMLSERVAEAIRILCFFLLLMPLGVIAGNLFQSMGKGTISLILTILRAFLLEIIFAGLFGFVFNWGDVGIYAGLVCGMAVGSLISYLYINYYLKKHRDYFK; from the coding sequence ATGGAGAAAACTGAAGATATTGATTTGATAGTTAATCACCCGAAAAAGGCAATAAACAAGCTGGCAATTCCAATCATCATAAGCAACCTGTTCATGGTTTTAAACAATATTATCGACGGAATTTGGGTTGCGGGGCTTGGAGCCGGCCCTCTGGCTGCGGTGGGTTTTGTAACTCCAGTATTTCTGGCATTCGTTGGATTTGCAAACGGCCTTGGAGCTGGAGCAAACAGCCTCATAGCAAGATATATCGGAGCCGAAAAGTATGAGGATGCCGGAAACAGCGCAATACATTCCATAATATTAAGCATTATCGTAACAGTGATATTTACTGCATTTATTCTTGTGATTTTAAAGGATTTGCTCATTAGGATGGGTGCAGCCGAAGTCATTGGACTGACTTTAGATTACGGATATATCGTTCTTGGAGGAGTCTATTCCGTCTTTATCCCTGCAATGATGTCTGCGATATTCCGCTCACAGGGTGAAATCAAAAGGGCATCCTACCCTCTGATGTTTACGGCGATTTTCAACATGATTTTGGACCCGATTTTCATCTATGTCCTGGGATGGGGCATAACCGGAGCGGCAATAGCTACCGTGATTGCTGCAACACTTCCGATGATTGCGATGATTTACTGGATGTTTATAAAGCAGGACAGCTTTCTTCAAATCAAACTGAGCGAATACAAAAGGGACATAAACATCTACAAGGACATTCTCGTTGTGGGAATTCCCGCAAGCCTAGAGCAGTTCATCATATCCTTCAATTCAATTTTAATGAATTACTGGCTCACCATTCTTGTGGGAACCATAGCAGTTGCAGCATATACAGCAACGTGGAGACTGGTGGCCGTTGGAATAGCACCATTAATCGGTATCGGCGTGGCCAGCCTGACCGTTGGAGGAGCGGCCTACGGAGCTCGAAACTACGACAACATGAAAACCGCACTTAACTACGGCATTAAACTGGGTTTGATTTCATCAATCGTTATTTGCGCAACATTCTTTATATTTGCAGAGCCTTTCTCCTACGTATTTTCATATTCAGCAGACAGTGCGATGCTTTCAGAAAGAGTGGCCGAAGCAATCAGAATCTTATGTTTCTTTTTACTGCTGATGCCTTTAGGAGTAATAGCCGGAAACCTATTCCAGAGCATGGGAAAAGGAACGATTTCACTGATATTGACAATATTAAGGGCGTTTCTCCTGGAAATCATATTTGCAGGACTTTTCGGATTTGTCTTTAACTGGGGTGATGTTGGAATATACGCAGGTCTTGTCTGCGGAATGGCTGTCGGATCACTAATCAGTTACCTCTACATCAATTACTACCTGAAAAAGCACAGGGATTACTTTAAATGA
- the aroC gene encoding chorismate synthase: MSNKIGEKFQITSFGSSHGTAVGAVIDGCPANLELSSEDIQKELDKRKPGTSSVTTPRKEADEVQILSGIFEGKTDGTPITGVVFNKNQHSKDYSMFKDTPRPSHGDFGWMSKYGNYDYNGGGRGSGRVTIGHVIGGAVAKKLLKTHNIEIVSHVVQIGDVKARKMSFDEIKENIERNPVRCADLKAAEEMEELILAKKVDGDSVGGIVETIAVNVPAGLGEPVFERLDGDLARILMNIGAVKGVEIGLGFEVADKSGSEINDEYLIENDKVKTKTNNSGGIIGGMTNGMPIVSRIAVKPTPSISKCQSSVDISKMENKKIEIKGRHDPCICPRVTVVSESSTAIVLADHMIRSGFIHPSNLES; this comes from the coding sequence ATGTCTAATAAAATTGGGGAAAAGTTTCAAATAACAAGTTTCGGTTCAAGTCACGGAACAGCCGTCGGTGCAGTCATTGACGGATGTCCTGCAAATCTTGAACTGAGCAGTGAAGATATTCAAAAAGAGCTGGATAAAAGAAAGCCTGGAACGAGCAGCGTTACTACACCCAGAAAGGAAGCCGATGAGGTTCAAATTTTATCCGGAATCTTTGAAGGAAAGACCGACGGAACGCCTATAACCGGAGTGGTTTTCAACAAGAACCAGCATTCAAAGGACTATTCAATGTTTAAGGACACTCCACGCCCTTCACACGGAGACTTTGGCTGGATGAGCAAGTACGGAAACTACGACTATAACGGAGGCGGCCGTGGAAGCGGCAGGGTAACAATCGGCCACGTTATCGGAGGTGCCGTTGCCAAAAAGCTATTGAAAACACACAACATTGAAATAGTATCTCACGTTGTTCAAATCGGTGACGTCAAGGCACGAAAGATGTCATTTGACGAGATAAAGGAAAATATTGAAAGAAATCCCGTTCGCTGCGCCGACCTGAAGGCGGCCGAAGAGATGGAAGAATTGATACTGGCCAAAAAGGTGGATGGAGACTCCGTCGGTGGAATAGTTGAAACGATTGCAGTTAACGTTCCCGCAGGTCTTGGCGAGCCTGTCTTTGAAAGGCTTGACGGTGATCTGGCAAGGATACTGATGAACATAGGCGCCGTCAAGGGCGTTGAAATCGGCCTGGGCTTTGAAGTTGCCGATAAGTCAGGAAGCGAAATCAACGACGAATACTTAATTGAAAATGATAAAGTAAAAACTAAAACAAATAATTCAGGCGGAATAATCGGCGGCATGACTAACGGAATGCCTATAGTTTCAAGAATTGCGGTTAAGCCAACCCCTTCAATTTCAAAATGCCAGTCCTCAGTTGACATTTCTAAAATGGAAAACAAAAAAATAGAGATTAAGGGAAGGCACGATCCGTGCATCTGCCCTAGGGTAACTGTCGTAAGCGAATCATCAACCGCCATAGTGCTTGCAGACCACATGATTCGTTCGGGATTCATCCATCCGAGCAATCTTGAAAGCTAA